A genomic window from Luteolibacter sp. LG18 includes:
- a CDS encoding TIGR00730 family Rossman fold protein — protein sequence MTTPDCPDAPQPTPDHGISEKDILEQEIFELVSPDHSFLSGPRSRLHDFGTLFRVSLDFLRAFRVLHFVGPCVTIFGSARTKPGTTYYELARRMGEACAKLGFTVMTGGGSGIMEAANRGAFEAGGRSIGVNIELPFEQHLNPYVQKSFTMRYFFTRKTVLIKYSYAFIVLPGGAGTLDEMFETMTLIQTGKLRNFPVILMGKDYWQPLVDFLYKMAEEGTVSPQDPDIVFFTDDVEEAVAELQRHAVRQFGLRRRRLPKPSPLLDEESLKR from the coding sequence CCAGCCAACGCCGGATCACGGTATCAGCGAAAAGGACATCCTCGAGCAGGAGATTTTCGAACTGGTCTCGCCGGATCATTCGTTCCTCTCTGGTCCACGCTCGCGTCTGCATGATTTTGGCACGCTGTTCCGGGTCAGTCTGGATTTCCTGCGGGCGTTCCGCGTGCTGCATTTCGTCGGGCCTTGCGTCACCATCTTCGGCTCGGCGCGCACGAAGCCGGGCACCACTTACTATGAACTCGCGCGCAGGATGGGAGAGGCCTGCGCCAAGCTTGGCTTTACGGTGATGACCGGGGGCGGCTCCGGCATCATGGAAGCCGCGAACCGCGGAGCCTTCGAGGCGGGCGGGCGTTCGATCGGAGTGAACATCGAGCTGCCCTTCGAGCAACATCTCAATCCGTACGTGCAGAAATCCTTCACCATGCGCTATTTCTTCACGCGCAAAACCGTCCTCATTAAATACTCCTACGCTTTCATCGTTCTACCCGGCGGAGCGGGCACGCTCGATGAGATGTTCGAGACGATGACGCTGATCCAGACCGGCAAGCTGCGGAACTTTCCCGTCATACTCATGGGAAAAGACTACTGGCAGCCGCTGGTGGACTTCCTCTACAAGATGGCGGAGGAAGGAACGGTCAGCCCGCAGGACCCGGACATCGTATTCTTCACTGATGACGTTGAGGAAGCAGTGGCGGAGCTTCAGCGTCATGCCGTCCGACAGTTCGGGCTGCGCCGCCGACGCTTGCCGAAACCGAGTCCATTGCTGGATGAGGAATCCCTCAAACGCTGA
- a CDS encoding autotransporter-associated beta strand repeat-containing protein: protein MKLGKSHLFLLLATASSVSFVHALTWDPSNVPAAPVGGAGTWDAAATGNWSNGTVDSTWGNSPTAVATFTGSLGGAVTVGTGGVSVNAFNFTNTVNSYAISGAPITLIGTTPTITTTGTGNVRSITVPNATIGSSITGATLSVTGTGVVGLSSSTITGALTIGNTSALILTGTNTAGSVAVGTNVLAIGSNTALASGTAITAGSGSFVLLANGVSTQANLTASGGTCNLQLGNGADWKGNLTHSSANDLTVNSNATGATISGNITMSAGGRLFFRNDQGVNPSALYNTTTSGTGTITVTGTIAGTMTVNAGTTANTTTVTLTGANTYTGATTVGNGSVIVNSIKNVGGGASALGAPTTLAAGTIGLGSGGTSGTLKYIGSGNTTDRVVNLSGTTGAGILDQSGTGLLKFTSAFTATGAGIKTLTLQGSTIGSGEIAGAIVDNSGTNKTSVTKAGTGTWTLSGADTYTGATTINAGTLNVAGSLTSTVTVNTGGTLGGSGSTNGLVTLNSGSSISGGAGTGVGIAATNAFRTSSTLTTAATVAIIGSDGASAIGTHSIDAIQYTGTDPLVGNFSTASYHSGATVTTGVPAGGANKKVTLDYTSAQRTWNSASGSWDTMVTANWQEGDQKFGFGDVVTFDDTGVGGGSARSVILNSIATPGSVTFNNTTGNYSISGTGAIAGTTGLTKSGAGMVTLGTANTFSGQTDLAAGPLNLSNTAALLNSTLNNTGGMIVFDSSVASNAFTFGGLIGSQGIALQNNAGSPAAIALSIGNNNASMAYSGALTGSGSLTKTGSGSLTLTGTSSYTGKTFLNGGITQISADNNFGTVPGSAVSDQLTFGGGTLQFAAPVTLTANRGIKLNSGTTFDTNGNAVTASGIISGGGSLTKAGVGTLTLTGANTYSGATTVAAGTLEVGAKSANDTAYTVAQGATLKYGYDTVAAYNGNPAITINGNGAGDPSGLYILAGKTLYTGYTGGTLNIVGAPTTIRAYGAGIGNLSPALYTGGNFGTPWHIEAAASGSVIDPSVNIVFNNYIYGGLYIQTDAGGNTAAGDLTINGALTGNFTSILQDNTLYKIGTGSLKLTGANTFNLAGSTAVNVQNGVLILSGGDNRLPAATQITLGTGSTSGTLILGDGTGSVSQTVTNLLVSGTGTSNAVKGGNATPSTLTVNNSIDSAFAGVLGGAGTNENKLALVKSGAGKLTLSGANTYTGDTTVNAGTLSLSTPYLADASKVNLASSGAKLDLNYVGSDTVDQLIIGGVAQPTGTWGSSASSATHIDDSHFSGTGTLTVTTGAASAYDAWATARGLTVANNAKDQDPDGDGMNNLREFAFDGNPLSGASGGKTLVRIATVGGEQVVVLTLPVRSTAIFPAAGNIGELVSSVTEGITYHIQSGVDLATFPLNVDEVTGPDIGTLHSNLPPLTGGWSYRSFYVPGSDPTLNAKVFIRAKITE, encoded by the coding sequence ATGAAACTCGGGAAATCCCATCTCTTCCTCCTCCTCGCGACCGCCTCGTCCGTTTCCTTCGTGCACGCCCTTACCTGGGACCCCTCCAACGTGCCTGCTGCACCTGTCGGAGGTGCTGGAACCTGGGACGCCGCGGCCACCGGCAATTGGTCCAACGGCACCGTTGACAGCACCTGGGGGAATTCGCCCACGGCTGTCGCGACCTTCACCGGCAGCCTCGGTGGCGCTGTCACGGTGGGCACCGGGGGCGTCAGCGTAAACGCCTTCAATTTCACCAACACGGTCAACTCTTACGCTATCAGCGGAGCCCCCATCACACTCATCGGCACCACGCCGACCATCACGACGACCGGGACGGGCAATGTCCGCTCCATCACCGTCCCCAATGCCACCATCGGCAGCAGCATCACGGGTGCCACGCTGAGCGTTACTGGCACCGGCGTCGTCGGTCTTTCCAGCTCCACCATCACCGGGGCCCTCACCATCGGTAATACCAGTGCCCTGATCCTGACCGGCACGAATACCGCGGGTTCCGTGGCAGTGGGTACCAACGTCCTGGCCATCGGCAGCAACACCGCTCTTGCTTCCGGTACCGCCATCACCGCGGGCTCCGGCAGCTTCGTTCTTCTGGCGAATGGTGTTTCCACTCAGGCGAACCTCACTGCTAGTGGCGGGACCTGTAATCTTCAGCTTGGCAACGGAGCCGACTGGAAGGGGAACCTCACCCACTCCTCCGCCAACGATCTCACGGTCAACTCCAATGCCACCGGCGCGACGATCTCGGGAAATATTACCATGTCAGCAGGCGGGCGGCTCTTTTTCCGCAATGACCAGGGAGTAAATCCTTCGGCACTATACAATACGACGACTTCGGGCACGGGTACCATCACCGTCACCGGCACCATCGCCGGCACCATGACCGTCAACGCCGGCACCACGGCCAATACGACCACGGTTACCCTGACCGGCGCCAACACCTATACCGGCGCGACGACGGTCGGCAATGGCTCGGTCATCGTCAATTCGATCAAGAATGTCGGCGGCGGGGCCAGTGCCCTCGGTGCGCCGACCACGCTTGCCGCCGGAACCATCGGGCTCGGGTCGGGCGGCACCAGCGGCACGCTCAAGTATATCGGCTCCGGCAATACGACCGACCGGGTCGTCAATCTCTCCGGCACCACCGGTGCCGGGATCCTCGACCAGTCCGGCACGGGCTTGCTGAAGTTCACAAGCGCCTTCACCGCCACTGGCGCGGGCATCAAGACGCTCACCTTGCAGGGATCGACGATCGGCTCCGGCGAGATCGCAGGTGCCATCGTGGATAACTCCGGCACGAACAAAACCTCCGTGACCAAGGCCGGAACCGGCACCTGGACGCTCTCCGGCGCCGATACTTACACGGGTGCCACCACGATCAACGCCGGTACGCTCAACGTCGCGGGCAGCCTGACCTCCACGGTCACAGTGAATACAGGTGGCACGCTTGGAGGTAGCGGCTCCACGAATGGATTGGTGACCCTCAATAGCGGATCCTCGATCTCCGGCGGAGCTGGCACCGGGGTCGGCATTGCAGCGACCAATGCCTTCAGGACATCCTCCACTCTGACGACAGCCGCCACGGTTGCCATCATCGGGTCGGACGGCGCGAGCGCAATCGGTACGCACAGCATCGACGCCATCCAATATACGGGCACGGATCCTCTCGTCGGAAATTTCAGCACCGCCAGCTACCACAGTGGCGCGACGGTGACGACAGGGGTGCCCGCGGGGGGCGCGAATAAAAAAGTCACGCTCGACTACACCAGCGCGCAGCGCACTTGGAATTCCGCCAGCGGCTCATGGGATACCATGGTCACCGCCAACTGGCAGGAAGGGGATCAGAAGTTCGGTTTCGGAGACGTGGTGACTTTCGATGACACGGGCGTGGGCGGCGGCTCCGCCCGCTCGGTCATCTTGAATTCGATAGCCACCCCGGGCAGCGTCACCTTCAATAACACCACCGGGAACTACTCCATTTCCGGCACAGGTGCCATCGCCGGGACTACTGGCCTGACGAAGTCCGGCGCAGGGATGGTCACGCTTGGCACGGCCAATACTTTCAGCGGCCAGACCGACCTCGCCGCCGGCCCGCTCAACCTCTCCAATACGGCCGCGCTCCTGAACAGCACGCTCAACAATACGGGTGGAATGATCGTCTTCGACAGCTCGGTTGCCTCGAACGCTTTCACTTTCGGCGGTCTCATCGGCTCACAAGGCATAGCGCTGCAAAACAACGCCGGCTCCCCGGCGGCCATCGCGCTCTCGATTGGCAATAACAATGCCAGCATGGCCTACTCAGGTGCTCTCACCGGCTCCGGTTCGCTGACCAAGACGGGTTCCGGCTCGCTCACGCTCACAGGCACGAGCAGCTACACGGGCAAGACCTTCCTCAACGGCGGCATCACGCAGATTTCCGCCGACAATAACTTCGGCACGGTGCCCGGATCCGCAGTCTCCGATCAACTGACGTTCGGTGGAGGCACGCTCCAATTTGCCGCCCCTGTCACCTTGACCGCCAACCGCGGCATCAAGCTCAACAGCGGCACCACCTTTGACACGAACGGCAATGCCGTGACGGCCAGCGGCATCATCTCTGGTGGCGGCTCCTTGACGAAGGCGGGCGTCGGCACGCTGACGCTCACCGGTGCGAACACTTACTCGGGTGCGACGACGGTCGCTGCGGGTACCTTGGAAGTGGGTGCGAAGTCGGCCAATGACACGGCTTACACCGTTGCCCAGGGAGCCACGCTCAAGTATGGCTACGACACCGTCGCCGCTTACAATGGCAATCCTGCCATAACCATTAACGGCAATGGGGCTGGCGATCCCTCCGGACTTTATATCTTGGCCGGGAAAACCCTGTATACGGGTTATACGGGCGGAACTCTGAATATCGTAGGCGCTCCAACCACAATCCGTGCCTATGGCGCTGGCATTGGGAATTTGTCGCCGGCATTGTACACCGGGGGGAATTTCGGGACTCCGTGGCACATTGAAGCCGCCGCTTCCGGCTCAGTCATCGATCCCAGCGTCAACATTGTATTTAATAATTATATTTATGGCGGTCTATATATCCAGACGGATGCCGGGGGCAATACGGCTGCCGGTGATTTGACGATCAATGGGGCGTTGACGGGGAACTTTACCAGTATTCTCCAGGACAATACGCTCTATAAAATCGGGACCGGCTCGTTGAAGCTCACAGGAGCCAATACATTCAACTTGGCCGGCAGCACCGCTGTAAATGTTCAGAATGGGGTCCTAATCCTGTCGGGGGGGGACAACCGGTTGCCTGCGGCGACTCAGATCACATTGGGCACTGGCAGCACCAGCGGCACGCTGATCCTGGGTGATGGCACCGGCAGCGTGAGTCAGACCGTTACGAATCTGCTGGTCAGTGGCACTGGCACTAGTAACGCGGTGAAGGGTGGCAATGCCACGCCCTCCACGCTGACCGTCAATAACTCCATCGACAGCGCCTTTGCCGGCGTGCTCGGTGGAGCGGGCACCAACGAGAACAAGCTGGCCTTGGTTAAATCCGGTGCCGGCAAGTTGACCCTTTCCGGGGCCAACACCTATACCGGTGATACCACCGTGAACGCGGGCACGTTGTCCTTGTCCACGCCTTACTTGGCTGACGCATCGAAGGTGAATCTCGCCAGCTCCGGTGCGAAGCTGGACCTGAATTATGTGGGTTCCGACACGGTGGATCAGCTCATCATCGGCGGCGTCGCGCAACCGACGGGTACCTGGGGCTCCAGTGCTTCATCGGCCACCCACATCGATGACAGCCACTTCTCCGGCACCGGTACTCTGACCGTGACGACCGGAGCTGCAAGCGCCTACGACGCGTGGGCGACGGCCCGCGGTCTGACCGTGGCGAACAACGCAAAGGACCAGGATCCCGATGGCGATGGCATGAACAACCTCCGCGAATTCGCCTTCGATGGCAATCCGCTGTCTGGAGCTTCCGGTGGCAAGACGTTGGTCCGCATCGCCACGGTGGGGGGCGAGCAGGTGGTGGTCCTTACCTTGCCAGTGCGATCAACCGCGATCTTCCCTGCAGCCGGCAATATCGGTGAGCTGGTCTCCTCGGTGACGGAAGGCATCACCTATCACATCCAGAGCGGTGTGGACCTCGCCACCTTTCCGCTCAACGTCGACGAGGTGACCGGGCCGGACATCGGCACGCTGCACAGCAATCTGCCTCCACTTACCGGCGGCTGGAGCTACCGTTCCTTCTACGTCCCGGGCTCGGACCCGACGTTGAATGCGAAGGTCTTCATCCGAGCGAAAATCACGGAGTAA
- a CDS encoding substrate-binding domain-containing protein, translating into MVEQTAAHLREGFQTGRWAGALPGVLQLADELMVSKQIVRSALLLLEQEGWVENCGVGRRRRIVERRSKGASGRPLRIGILLYEPLEGDDADTIKVLLSIRHAIEMAGHSCIVGKHSLAELNDNLTRISRLVKSADADAWIVFVASRIVLEWFSAQQVPVYAYGGRFHGLPIAASVSIAAPALESAVKQLVDGGHKRISMLIPTILRKPVPLPSFQKYLTLLTSYGIPASDYHLPHFDETPASLEHCLDSLFHVTPPTALLVGNSMYTTAVLSFLARRGLQVPRDVSVICLTTDPVFRLRLPSLACCENPTKEHIANITRWIAGVVNGRPNQRQASFDMVYLPGGTVGPAKR; encoded by the coding sequence TTGGTCGAACAAACCGCCGCGCATCTCCGCGAGGGCTTTCAGACGGGGCGTTGGGCAGGAGCCCTGCCGGGAGTGCTGCAACTTGCGGATGAACTGATGGTTTCCAAACAGATCGTTCGCTCGGCATTGCTATTGTTGGAGCAGGAGGGCTGGGTTGAAAATTGCGGAGTCGGACGAAGGAGACGGATCGTGGAAAGACGGAGCAAGGGAGCGAGTGGTCGTCCCCTCCGCATCGGAATCCTGCTTTATGAGCCTCTCGAGGGCGACGATGCAGACACGATCAAGGTCTTGTTGAGCATCCGGCATGCGATCGAAATGGCGGGACACTCCTGCATCGTAGGCAAACACAGCCTCGCTGAACTGAATGACAACCTGACAAGAATCTCCCGCCTGGTAAAAAGCGCCGATGCGGACGCGTGGATTGTCTTTGTTGCTTCCCGCATTGTGCTGGAGTGGTTCAGTGCCCAGCAGGTTCCGGTTTATGCTTACGGCGGACGCTTTCACGGTCTGCCAATCGCAGCCAGCGTGTCAATCGCAGCTCCCGCTCTCGAGTCCGCGGTGAAACAGCTCGTGGACGGAGGCCACAAACGGATCTCCATGCTGATTCCAACGATTCTCCGCAAGCCGGTGCCCCTCCCCTCCTTCCAGAAATACCTGACACTTCTGACATCTTACGGAATCCCCGCCTCCGATTACCACTTGCCCCATTTCGACGAAACACCCGCAAGTCTGGAACATTGTCTGGATTCATTATTCCACGTTACTCCTCCCACGGCCCTGCTGGTCGGCAATTCCATGTACACCACCGCCGTGCTTTCCTTCCTTGCACGTCGCGGTTTGCAGGTGCCAAGGGATGTATCGGTGATTTGTCTGACCACGGATCCAGTCTTCCGCTTACGCTTGCCTTCCCTTGCGTGCTGCGAAAATCCCACAAAAGAGCATATCGCCAACATCACCCGCTGGATAGCCGGAGTGGTAAACGGCCGCCCCAACCAGCGCCAAGCCTCATTCGACATGGTCTACCTCCCTGGCGGAACCGTTGGGCCTGCGAAAAGATAA